A single window of Populus nigra chromosome 17, ddPopNigr1.1, whole genome shotgun sequence DNA harbors:
- the LOC133677689 gene encoding F-box/kelch-repeat protein At1g57790-like isoform X2: MNKKAMLEMQTWSDLPIELLELIFCRLSLEDNIRSSIACKRWNTAAISVRVVNHSPWLMYFPKFGNMYEFYDPAQRKTYSLELPELYGSRVCYTKDGWLLLYRPRTNRVFFFNPFSREVVKLPRFELTYQIVAFSCAPTSNTCVVFTVRHISPTIVAISTCHPGATEWVTVNYQNRLPFVSSIWNKIVFCNGFFYCLSLTGWLGVFDPLEHTWNVLAVPPPKCPENFFAKNWWKGKFMSEHNGDILVIYTCCSENPIIFKLDQSKMFWREMKTLDGMTLFASFLSSHSRSDLPGMMRNSVYFSKVRFFGKRCISYSLDDCRYYPRKQCHDWGEQDPFENIWIEPPEDLSSFI; encoded by the coding sequence ATGAATAAGAAAGCAATGTTGGAAATGCAAACTTGGTCTGATCTTCCCATAGAACTTCTGGAACTGATATTCTGTCGCTTGTCGCTAGAGGATAATATCCGTTCCTCCATTGCTTGCAAGAGATGGAACACTGCTGCCATTTCTGTTAGAGTGGTAAACCATTCACCCTGGCTTATGTATTTTCCAAAATTTGGTAACATGTATGAGTTCTACGATCCAGCTCAGCGCAAGACCTATTCTCTTGAGTTGCCAGAGTTGTATGGGTCAAGAGTTTGCTACACCAAAGATGGTTGGCTGTTGCTATACAGACCCAGAACAAACCgtgtgtttttctttaatcCTTTCTCTCGGGAAGTTGTCAAACTGCCAAGATTTGAATTGACTTATCAGATAGTTGCCTTCTCTTGTGCCCCAACATCTAACACCTGTGTAGTTTTTACAGTTAGGCACATCAGTCCCACAATTGTTGCAATCAGTACTTGTCATCCTGGGGCAACTGAGTGGGTTACTGTTAATTATCAAAATCGCTTGCCTTTTGTGAGTAGTATTTGGAACAAGATCGTTTTCTGCAATGGATTCTTCTACTGTCTAAGTCTCACTGGTTGGCTTGGTGTGTTTGACCCACTGGAGCATACTTGGAATGTTCTTGCTGTGCCACCCCCTAAATGCCCTGagaatttttttgcaaaaaattgGTGGAAGGGAAAGTTTATGTCTGAGCATAATGGAGACATTCTAGTTATTTATACATGCTGTAGTGAAAATCCCATAATATTTAAGTTGGATCAGTCAAAGATGTTCTGGCGAGAGATGAAAACCCTTGATGGTATGACACTATTTGCCAGTTTCTTGTCATCTCATTCAAGAAGTGACCTCCCTGGCATGATGAGAAACAGCGTCTACTTCTCTAAAGTTCGTTTCTTTGGGAAACGCTGCATATCTTATTCTCTTGATGATTGTAGATACTATCCTCGTAAGCAGTGTCATGACTGGGGAGAGCAAGATCCTTTTGAGAATATCTGGATTGAACCACCTGAGGACCTCTCATCCTTCATTTGA
- the LOC133677689 gene encoding F-box/kelch-repeat protein At1g57790-like isoform X1 — MGGRKRRKVKLLSARLVDDKRRTTMNKKAMLEMQTWSDLPIELLELIFCRLSLEDNIRSSIACKRWNTAAISVRVVNHSPWLMYFPKFGNMYEFYDPAQRKTYSLELPELYGSRVCYTKDGWLLLYRPRTNRVFFFNPFSREVVKLPRFELTYQIVAFSCAPTSNTCVVFTVRHISPTIVAISTCHPGATEWVTVNYQNRLPFVSSIWNKIVFCNGFFYCLSLTGWLGVFDPLEHTWNVLAVPPPKCPENFFAKNWWKGKFMSEHNGDILVIYTCCSENPIIFKLDQSKMFWREMKTLDGMTLFASFLSSHSRSDLPGMMRNSVYFSKVRFFGKRCISYSLDDCRYYPRKQCHDWGEQDPFENIWIEPPEDLSSFI, encoded by the exons atgggtggtagaaagagaaggaaagtgaAATT GTTATCTGCGAGATTGGTGGATGATAAAAGAAGAACAACAATGAATAAGAAAGCAATGTTGGAAATGCAAACTTGGTCTGATCTTCCCATAGAACTTCTGGAACTGATATTCTGTCGCTTGTCGCTAGAGGATAATATCCGTTCCTCCATTGCTTGCAAGAGATGGAACACTGCTGCCATTTCTGTTAGAGTGGTAAACCATTCACCCTGGCTTATGTATTTTCCAAAATTTGGTAACATGTATGAGTTCTACGATCCAGCTCAGCGCAAGACCTATTCTCTTGAGTTGCCAGAGTTGTATGGGTCAAGAGTTTGCTACACCAAAGATGGTTGGCTGTTGCTATACAGACCCAGAACAAACCgtgtgtttttctttaatcCTTTCTCTCGGGAAGTTGTCAAACTGCCAAGATTTGAATTGACTTATCAGATAGTTGCCTTCTCTTGTGCCCCAACATCTAACACCTGTGTAGTTTTTACAGTTAGGCACATCAGTCCCACAATTGTTGCAATCAGTACTTGTCATCCTGGGGCAACTGAGTGGGTTACTGTTAATTATCAAAATCGCTTGCCTTTTGTGAGTAGTATTTGGAACAAGATCGTTTTCTGCAATGGATTCTTCTACTGTCTAAGTCTCACTGGTTGGCTTGGTGTGTTTGACCCACTGGAGCATACTTGGAATGTTCTTGCTGTGCCACCCCCTAAATGCCCTGagaatttttttgcaaaaaattgGTGGAAGGGAAAGTTTATGTCTGAGCATAATGGAGACATTCTAGTTATTTATACATGCTGTAGTGAAAATCCCATAATATTTAAGTTGGATCAGTCAAAGATGTTCTGGCGAGAGATGAAAACCCTTGATGGTATGACACTATTTGCCAGTTTCTTGTCATCTCATTCAAGAAGTGACCTCCCTGGCATGATGAGAAACAGCGTCTACTTCTCTAAAGTTCGTTTCTTTGGGAAACGCTGCATATCTTATTCTCTTGATGATTGTAGATACTATCCTCGTAAGCAGTGTCATGACTGGGGAGAGCAAGATCCTTTTGAGAATATCTGGATTGAACCACCTGAGGACCTCTCATCCTTCATTTGA